A single region of the Verrucomicrobiota bacterium genome encodes:
- a CDS encoding helix-turn-helix domain-containing protein, with the protein MATDLYGILNYTSWIATILTRPVLDIYRAAIGAFEMGMLTSWVLFVRAPVRLGTPSKRDILLFVPAFLILPLNLVLIYYFQSSLGMIFDIIKTAWLVLLTFTLFRAERKSFKVVIFSMICWNLLWLAEVVLHEQLSFISEATSWMMFVIAEMILTIGLSYFLVQIIAVPKTLKIENRKNFLPSSLINAISYELHNAFTVEKIYTNIDLSASMVADRINIPVNELSAYLNKVVKKNFNQYLIDFRVNESILLLQEPSAINLTIEQIMLASGFASKSVFNTAFKKKTGLTPSQFRKSVKRL; encoded by the coding sequence TTGGCGACAGATTTATACGGTATCCTTAACTATACCTCTTGGATAGCTACTATACTGACCCGACCTGTCCTTGATATCTATCGTGCTGCCATAGGAGCATTTGAAATGGGAATGCTCACGAGTTGGGTTTTATTTGTACGGGCTCCCGTTCGCTTGGGGACTCCCTCGAAACGCGATATTTTATTATTCGTCCCTGCCTTTCTTATACTTCCTCTGAACCTGGTGCTAATCTATTATTTTCAATCAAGCTTGGGGATGATTTTTGACATTATCAAAACAGCTTGGCTGGTATTACTGACTTTTACACTTTTTAGGGCGGAAAGAAAGTCATTCAAAGTCGTGATCTTTTCAATGATCTGCTGGAATTTGCTATGGCTAGCAGAAGTGGTTCTTCATGAGCAATTGAGCTTTATTAGCGAGGCAACTTCATGGATGATGTTTGTGATCGCTGAAATGATTCTCACGATAGGATTATCCTATTTTTTAGTTCAGATCATTGCCGTACCCAAAACACTTAAAATTGAAAATCGAAAGAATTTTCTACCGAGTAGCCTTATTAATGCCATATCTTATGAGCTTCACAATGCTTTTACCGTTGAAAAAATTTACACGAACATAGATTTATCAGCCTCTATGGTTGCAGATAGGATTAACATACCAGTAAATGAGTTGTCGGCCTATCTGAATAAGGTAGTAAAGAAGAATTTTAACCAGTATCTAATTGACTTTCGTGTAAACGAAAGTATACTGTTATTGCAAGAGCCATCAGCTATAAATCTAACCATAGAGCAAATCATGTTGGCATCCGGTTTTGCTTCAAAATCAGTCTTTAATACCGCATTCAAAAAGAAGACAGGGTTAACTCCAAGCCAATTTAGGAAGTCTGTGAAAAGATTATAG
- a CDS encoding CPBP family intramembrane glutamic endopeptidase — translation MNYKIHIYQLIGTNKLAFSMSVILAIGLIIMASIEGGLDKTILYLLTMAACFLLSEFIYFTGKVSLKPWKITHPRQELLVTFGVVLAGIGLLIYWFLIIDQSHASQMTKTITMILRLLFIFPVFLLVYFLAIKKYKPLTIGIWSFKYWFISLPLIVLIGGVAYLGFPDGMIQEFTIQQFIFLGFLTAAIPEEIARTLFQSRLGRVIHHKGMAWFIVSFIWALQHIPLFAFKSNGDLYGATIGALGILPIGLLWGYLNERYRSIIPSVLIHGTNIWGLNNIF, via the coding sequence ATGAACTACAAAATTCATATATATCAACTAATAGGCACAAATAAACTTGCATTTTCTATGTCAGTCATTCTGGCAATTGGTTTAATCATTATGGCTAGCATAGAAGGCGGACTGGATAAAACCATTTTGTATTTGCTCACAATGGCTGCATGTTTTCTTTTATCAGAATTCATCTATTTCACAGGAAAAGTAAGTTTGAAGCCATGGAAAATTACACACCCCAGGCAGGAGCTTCTTGTCACTTTTGGTGTGGTGCTGGCAGGTATAGGACTTCTTATTTACTGGTTTTTGATTATCGACCAATCCCATGCAAGTCAAATGACAAAAACAATAACAATGATCTTGCGATTGCTTTTCATCTTTCCTGTTTTTCTTCTTGTATACTTTTTAGCTATTAAAAAATACAAGCCTCTTACCATCGGAATATGGAGCTTCAAATACTGGTTTATCAGTCTTCCGCTGATTGTGTTGATAGGAGGTGTTGCTTATTTAGGCTTCCCGGACGGAATGATTCAAGAATTCACCATTCAACAATTCATATTTTTAGGGTTTTTGACAGCTGCCATTCCTGAAGAAATAGCCCGAACGCTGTTTCAGTCCCGACTTGGCAGAGTTATCCATCATAAGGGGATGGCCTGGTTTATCGTATCATTTATTTGGGCACTACAGCATATTCCCCTATTCGCCTTTAAATCAAATGGAGATTTATATGGTGCCACGATAGGGGCATTAGGCATCCTTCCGATTGGTCTGCTTTGGGGCTACCTCAACGAACGCTACAGATCAATAATCCCATCAGTGCTGATCCATGGTACCAATATTTGGGGATTAAACAACATCTTTTAA
- a CDS encoding transposase: MKDADTKVVYCGIDVSKTSFDGYCQGRSFKFKNEYQGYRKFVDTIKDRAVHCVMEATGPYYLGLAVYLYQQGSEVSVINPLVIKRFSQMRMIRAKTDKADAKLIAMYAEKEEPKLWSPLNPVLHEIAQLQATMNLLEKQDRMLKESTRIGPCSTLSK; encoded by the coding sequence ATGAAAGATGCTGACACCAAAGTCGTTTATTGTGGGATTGATGTTTCAAAGACCTCGTTTGATGGCTACTGCCAAGGCCGCAGCTTTAAGTTTAAAAATGAATATCAGGGCTATAGGAAGTTCGTAGATACGATAAAGGATAGAGCTGTCCATTGTGTGATGGAAGCCACTGGGCCTTATTATCTGGGTTTGGCCGTATACCTTTATCAGCAGGGCTCTGAGGTAAGTGTGATTAATCCACTGGTAATAAAGCGATTTAGTCAAATGCGTATGATCCGAGCTAAGACAGATAAGGCTGATGCTAAGCTTATTGCCATGTATGCTGAAAAGGAAGAGCCGAAGTTATGGTCCCCGCTAAATCCAGTATTGCATGAAATAGCTCAGCTTCAGGCTACCATGAATCTGTTAGAGAAACAAGATAGGATGCTTAAAGAATCAACTAGAATCGGTCCTTGTTCAACCCTTTCAAAGTAA